In a genomic window of uncultured Sphaerochaeta sp.:
- the rplU gene encoding 50S ribosomal protein L21, whose protein sequence is MYALVEILGKQYKAVEGETVQVDHISQSEAGSALEYATVLAIVDENNAKFGTPYVADAVVKATLVGDLKGDKIRVFKKKRRKGYRRTQGHRQRYSLITIDKIIA, encoded by the coding sequence ATGTACGCACTTGTAGAGATTCTCGGAAAGCAGTACAAGGCCGTCGAAGGGGAAACCGTTCAGGTTGATCATATCAGCCAGAGTGAAGCCGGTTCCGCTCTTGAGTACGCCACCGTTCTCGCCATTGTGGATGAGAACAATGCAAAGTTTGGCACCCCGTATGTAGCCGATGCGGTTGTCAAGGCAACCCTCGTTGGAGATTTGAAGGGTGACAAGATCAGAGTGTTCAAGAAGAAGCGCCGCAAGGGCTATCGCAGGACCCAGGGTCACCGTCAGCGGTACTCCCTGATCACGATCGACAAGATCATTGCATAA
- the chvE gene encoding multiple monosaccharide ABC transporter substrate-binding protein, with the protein MRKCVSVLMIVLLMSATLFAAGAKEDASVAKIGVSMPTQSLQRWNQDGANMKSQLEAAGYRVDLQYAGDNDIPTQVAQLENMITTGCKVLVIASIDGSALTEVLKQAKENDIAVIAYDRLIMNSDAVTYYATFDNFKVGTIQGTYIRDALKLDSTPGPYYIELFTGSPDDNNINFFFGGAMSILEPYIKSGKLVVRSGQTSKAQVATLNWSTEEAQKRMENLITANGYGPKGNRLDAVYSSNDSVANGITNALVAAGYTKDNFPIITGQDCDKPAVKNMLQGLQAMSIFKDTRTLASKVVEMVNSIVKGEKVDVNDTTTYDNGTGVVPSYLCEPVFATLDNYKELLIDSGYYAEADLKI; encoded by the coding sequence ATGAGAAAGTGTGTAAGTGTACTGATGATTGTGTTGCTCATGTCAGCAACGCTCTTCGCCGCAGGTGCCAAGGAAGACGCATCGGTTGCCAAGATTGGTGTCTCGATGCCCACCCAGAGCCTTCAGCGCTGGAATCAGGATGGAGCAAACATGAAGAGCCAGCTGGAAGCCGCTGGATACCGCGTTGACCTGCAGTATGCAGGGGACAACGATATCCCGACCCAGGTTGCTCAGCTTGAGAACATGATCACCACCGGATGCAAGGTCCTGGTCATCGCCTCCATCGACGGTTCCGCTCTTACTGAGGTCCTGAAGCAGGCCAAAGAGAATGACATCGCCGTAATCGCCTATGACCGCCTGATCATGAACAGTGATGCAGTGACCTACTATGCAACCTTCGACAACTTCAAGGTTGGCACCATCCAGGGAACCTACATCCGCGATGCCCTGAAACTCGACAGCACCCCCGGCCCGTATTATATCGAGCTGTTCACCGGGTCCCCTGACGACAACAACATCAACTTCTTCTTCGGCGGCGCAATGTCCATCCTCGAACCGTACATCAAGAGCGGCAAGCTCGTGGTACGTTCCGGACAGACAAGCAAGGCCCAGGTTGCAACCCTCAACTGGTCAACTGAAGAAGCCCAGAAGAGAATGGAAAACCTGATTACCGCCAATGGCTACGGCCCGAAGGGCAATCGCCTCGATGCAGTCTACTCCTCCAACGACTCGGTCGCCAACGGCATCACCAATGCCTTGGTTGCCGCCGGTTACACGAAGGACAACTTCCCGATCATCACTGGTCAGGACTGCGACAAGCCGGCTGTCAAGAACATGCTTCAGGGCCTGCAGGCCATGTCCATCTTCAAGGACACCCGCACCCTGGCCAGCAAGGTTGTGGAGATGGTCAATTCCATCGTCAAGGGTGAGAAGGTCGACGTCAATGACACCACCACCTATGACAATGGAACCGGTGTTGTTCCTTCCTACCTCTGTGAGCCCGTATTCGCCACCCTCGACAACTACAAAGAGTTGCTGATCGACAGCGGATACTATGCAGAAGCTGATCTGAAGATCTGA
- the rpmA gene encoding 50S ribosomal protein L27, with amino-acid sequence MAHKKGGGSSRNGRDSNSQRLGVKRFGGQLVKAGEILVRQHGTKFHPGQNVGLGSDYTLFAKAEGTVLFHTRNNRKYISIVTE; translated from the coding sequence ATGGCACATAAGAAAGGTGGCGGTAGTTCCCGCAATGGTCGCGACTCCAATTCCCAGCGCCTGGGAGTGAAGCGCTTTGGTGGCCAGTTGGTCAAAGCCGGTGAGATTCTTGTCCGCCAGCATGGAACCAAGTTCCATCCTGGACAGAATGTTGGTCTCGGTTCCGATTATACCCTGTTTGCAAAAGCGGAAGGTACCGTGCTGTTTCACACCAGAAACAACCGCAAGTACATCAGCATCGTAACAGAGTAA
- the mmsB gene encoding multiple monosaccharide ABC transporter permease, whose protein sequence is MIHNLGIKETLKKNSMLLVLLATMVLFQVLITSGGRGSLFAPANISNLISQNAYVVILASGMLLCILTGGNIDLSVGSVVALVGALAGTLVVNLHWNVYVSILICLIAGIAIGAWQGFWIAYIRIPPFIVTLAGMLLWRGVALLILNGLTISPFPESYTRYFTSFLPKVDDASVIFTVTFTVGIIVSVIFGTWSFFDRYTKKKKGYQTEALVFTIIRVVLLSAAVLVVFGLLGMHKGIPVVLILLAVIVLGYSYFTSRTVPGRHLYAMGGNEKAAKLSGIDTNRVLFFAYTNMGFLSAVAALVGVARFNSAAPTAGTNYEMDAIGSCFIGGASAYGGTGTIGGAIIGAIFMGVLNNGMSILGIDANWQRAVKGIVVLAAVVFDVLSKKRVKSS, encoded by the coding sequence ATGATTCATAACCTGGGCATAAAGGAAACTCTGAAGAAGAACTCAATGCTGCTCGTGCTTTTGGCAACCATGGTGCTCTTCCAGGTGCTCATCACCAGTGGTGGGAGGGGCTCGCTGTTTGCCCCAGCCAACATCTCCAACCTCATCAGTCAGAATGCCTATGTGGTTATCTTGGCTTCAGGTATGCTCCTGTGCATCCTCACCGGTGGAAACATCGATCTTTCCGTAGGTTCTGTAGTAGCCTTGGTGGGAGCCTTGGCAGGTACCTTGGTAGTGAATCTGCACTGGAACGTCTATGTCTCGATTCTCATTTGTTTGATTGCAGGCATTGCGATCGGTGCTTGGCAGGGATTCTGGATTGCCTACATCCGCATTCCTCCCTTCATCGTCACCCTGGCCGGCATGTTGCTTTGGCGTGGTGTGGCCCTTTTGATTCTCAATGGGTTGACCATCAGCCCCTTCCCAGAGTCCTATACCCGATATTTCACCAGCTTCCTTCCCAAGGTCGATGATGCATCGGTCATCTTCACGGTCACCTTCACGGTTGGTATCATCGTCAGTGTCATTTTCGGCACTTGGTCATTCTTCGACCGTTATACCAAGAAGAAGAAAGGCTACCAGACCGAGGCTCTGGTCTTCACGATCATCCGCGTTGTCCTGCTCTCTGCAGCGGTACTGGTGGTGTTCGGTCTGCTCGGCATGCACAAGGGCATCCCCGTGGTCCTGATCCTCTTGGCAGTCATCGTGCTTGGATACAGCTATTTCACCAGCCGAACGGTTCCTGGTCGCCACCTGTACGCAATGGGAGGCAATGAGAAGGCTGCAAAGCTCTCCGGCATTGACACCAACCGTGTGCTCTTCTTTGCCTATACCAACATGGGATTCCTCTCTGCTGTGGCAGCCTTGGTAGGTGTGGCCCGCTTCAATTCTGCCGCCCCCACTGCAGGGACCAACTATGAGATGGATGCCATCGGATCCTGTTTCATCGGTGGTGCGTCTGCATATGGTGGAACGGGTACGATAGGGGGAGCAATCATCGGAGCCATCTTCATGGGCGTTCTGAACAATGGTATGTCCATCCTTGGTATTGATGCCAACTGGCAACGGGCTGTAAAGGGCATCGTCGTGCTTGCTGCAGTAGTATTTGATGTGCTGAGCAAGAAGCGCGTGAAATCCAGTTAG
- a CDS encoding LacI family DNA-binding transcriptional regulator: MAVTIRDIAKKAGVSRGTVDRVLHNRKGVNQEVAQRVKTIAKELGFIPNLAGKALATRKQPLRIGCLLPSIGNPFFVDVISGFRQAERELADFGVSIDIYEVKSFDCSVHLHMIEQLQRKHYDGLCLTTIDVEPVIEAVDRLTAAGTTVVTVNTDISNTHRLCYVGPDYFLAGKTASGLLALACKQKQNILIMTGSFNMKGHQQRIEGFLQGLAERNLEHSIIDTYESLDDDEQAFQKTLSRLEAHPETNCVYITAAGVEGACRAIKQAGNAKHLNVFSFDDIPSTKDLVREGTITCTLCQEPHRQGYDAIQKLFFHLMNRQDPVVDTITRTFIKIRENIED, encoded by the coding sequence ATGGCTGTAACAATCAGGGATATCGCAAAGAAAGCAGGAGTCTCACGCGGAACGGTGGACAGGGTCCTGCATAATCGAAAAGGGGTGAACCAAGAAGTTGCCCAGCGGGTAAAGACCATCGCCAAGGAGTTGGGGTTCATTCCCAACCTCGCAGGAAAGGCGTTGGCTACCCGCAAGCAGCCGCTGAGAATCGGGTGTCTGCTTCCCAGCATTGGAAATCCTTTCTTTGTAGATGTCATTTCCGGCTTTCGCCAGGCAGAACGTGAACTCGCTGACTTTGGGGTAAGTATTGATATCTATGAGGTGAAATCCTTCGATTGCTCTGTGCATCTGCACATGATCGAGCAATTGCAGCGGAAACATTACGATGGGTTGTGCCTGACAACCATTGATGTAGAGCCGGTCATCGAGGCTGTCGACCGGCTTACCGCCGCTGGTACCACTGTCGTTACGGTGAATACCGATATCAGCAATACGCACCGCCTCTGCTATGTCGGTCCCGATTACTTTCTGGCAGGCAAGACAGCAAGCGGGTTGCTCGCCCTCGCTTGCAAGCAAAAGCAGAATATCCTCATCATGACCGGCTCCTTCAACATGAAGGGGCATCAGCAACGCATCGAAGGTTTCCTGCAAGGGTTGGCTGAGCGCAATCTCGAACACTCCATCATCGATACCTATGAGAGTCTTGACGATGATGAGCAAGCGTTCCAAAAGACGCTGTCACGCTTGGAAGCACATCCTGAGACAAACTGTGTCTATATTACCGCGGCGGGGGTGGAAGGTGCCTGCAGAGCAATAAAGCAGGCAGGGAATGCAAAGCACCTGAACGTATTCAGTTTCGATGACATCCCTTCAACCAAAGACTTGGTACGTGAAGGAACCATCACCTGTACGCTCTGCCAGGAGCCACATCGGCAGGGCTATGATGCCATCCAGAAGTTGTTCTTCCATCTGATGAATCGGCAAGACCCTGTCGTGGACACCATCACCCGGACCTTCATCAAGATCCGGGAGAATATTGAGGACTGA
- the obgE gene encoding GTPase ObgE, whose translation MFGFSDETYLDVASGNGGNGCVSFRREKYIPKGGPDGGDGGRGGDVVFVVKQNLRTLAHLKLVRTYRAENGKNGMGDRCYGRDGVDIEIPVPPGTVIKNAQTGEILKDLTDVDRWVFLKGGRGGQGNYHFRTATRQAPRFAQPGEKGEEMRIGVELLVIADIGFVGFPNAGKSSLLNMLTNARTKVAGYPFTTKIPQLGMFRYDEHDIVLADIPGLIEGASEGAGMGIKFLRHISRTTGLAFLIDLSDDRYLDAYDILCKELESFEPELLKKAQVIIGTKTDEPGTAEHLEELRQKYPDKQVLGLCVYLDQGVEEVKQAFIQMVSDHEAAHNKVEEELSQGGFATTVDVDAYYPESPDEY comes from the coding sequence ATGTTTGGATTTTCAGACGAGACGTATCTTGATGTTGCCTCCGGAAACGGAGGCAACGGTTGTGTTTCCTTCCGACGGGAAAAATATATTCCCAAGGGAGGCCCGGACGGTGGCGACGGCGGCCGTGGCGGGGATGTAGTGTTTGTCGTCAAACAAAACCTCAGGACGCTCGCCCATCTCAAGCTCGTTCGGACCTATCGTGCCGAAAACGGCAAGAATGGCATGGGGGATCGTTGTTATGGCCGTGATGGTGTTGACATTGAGATACCGGTGCCTCCCGGCACGGTGATCAAGAATGCCCAGACCGGAGAAATTCTCAAGGATCTGACTGATGTCGATCGTTGGGTCTTCCTCAAGGGCGGACGCGGCGGACAGGGCAACTACCATTTCCGCACCGCCACCAGGCAAGCCCCCCGTTTCGCGCAACCAGGCGAGAAGGGCGAGGAGATGCGCATCGGCGTGGAACTGTTGGTCATTGCCGACATCGGGTTTGTGGGTTTCCCCAACGCGGGAAAGTCCAGCTTGCTCAATATGCTTACCAATGCCCGGACCAAGGTGGCCGGCTATCCGTTCACCACCAAGATCCCCCAGCTGGGGATGTTCCGCTATGATGAGCATGACATCGTGCTTGCTGATATTCCCGGTCTCATTGAAGGGGCAAGTGAAGGTGCAGGCATGGGGATCAAATTCCTCAGGCACATCAGCAGGACCACCGGTCTTGCCTTCTTGATCGACCTCAGTGATGACCGCTACCTCGATGCGTATGATATACTGTGCAAAGAGCTTGAATCCTTCGAACCTGAGTTGCTGAAAAAGGCGCAGGTGATCATCGGAACCAAGACTGATGAGCCTGGGACTGCCGAGCATCTTGAAGAGTTGCGGCAAAAGTATCCTGACAAACAAGTCTTGGGACTTTGCGTGTATCTTGACCAAGGGGTGGAAGAGGTCAAACAAGCCTTTATCCAGATGGTCTCAGACCACGAGGCTGCGCACAACAAGGTTGAGGAAGAGCTCTCTCAGGGTGGGTTTGCAACGACCGTGGATGTCGATGCCTATTACCCTGAATCGCCTGACGAATACTAG
- the rsfS gene encoding ribosome silencing factor — protein MNELVLGNAKMIAQFLEDHKCKDISVLDVSEECSWADCFIIATVSSVGHLRGVAHELWGELNTIGLEVANRHKKPSGDGWELVDCGDIVIHLMSSELREFYSLEKLWQKREL, from the coding sequence ATGAATGAATTGGTACTGGGCAATGCAAAGATGATCGCCCAATTTCTTGAAGACCATAAGTGTAAGGATATCAGCGTTCTTGATGTAAGCGAGGAGTGCTCATGGGCAGATTGCTTCATCATTGCGACAGTCTCCAGCGTCGGGCATTTGCGCGGTGTTGCACACGAGCTGTGGGGAGAACTGAACACGATTGGCCTCGAGGTTGCGAACCGCCACAAGAAGCCTTCCGGCGATGGCTGGGAACTGGTCGACTGCGGTGATATCGTGATCCATTTGATGAGCAGCGAGCTCAGGGAGTTCTACTCCCTGGAGAAACTCTGGCAGAAGCGAGAGCTGTAA
- a CDS encoding MATE family efflux transporter, with protein sequence MIEQLLAVTIGMADTIMVASVGEEAVSAISLVDSITILIVTLFAAFATGGAVVSSQYLGNKDYALANSAAKQLLTLSLGVSTLMLVACVPFRSSIISFIFGSIEVSVLENGSVYFLYILLSLPFLAAYNACAALFRSMGNSKISLWVSVVMNLINIIGNAYFIFILKLGVVGAGLATLLSRIIGAIIIMILLANPLNQISVRNYHHLQWRWEMIRRILRIGIPNGIEGSVFQIGKLLVQGFISVFGTASLAASAIATSVTGFVNIPGGAIGLASITVVGQAMGAKKPEQAVFYAKKLLMAAYLAMACIAILIYLFSSQIIAIFNLSAEATSIAVLLLHTAMIFSAIFWPTAFALPNFLRAAGDVKYVMLVSMFSMWTFRVGFSYILAVNMGLGAIGVWYGMYIDWVCRSICFLWRFSRGKWKHKRVI encoded by the coding sequence ATGATCGAACAGTTGCTGGCAGTCACCATCGGGATGGCTGATACCATCATGGTCGCTTCCGTCGGTGAGGAAGCAGTCAGTGCCATCAGCCTGGTTGATTCCATCACCATCCTCATCGTCACGCTCTTCGCCGCTTTTGCCACCGGAGGTGCGGTGGTTTCCAGCCAATACCTCGGGAACAAGGACTATGCCCTGGCAAACAGTGCCGCCAAGCAGCTGCTGACGCTCTCGCTGGGGGTTTCCACCCTGATGTTGGTGGCATGTGTACCCTTCAGGTCATCCATCATCAGTTTCATTTTCGGCTCAATCGAAGTGTCAGTACTCGAGAACGGCTCGGTGTACTTCCTCTATATCCTGCTCTCCCTCCCCTTCCTCGCAGCATACAATGCATGTGCAGCACTCTTTCGCTCGATGGGCAACAGCAAGATAAGCCTGTGGGTGAGTGTGGTGATGAACCTGATCAACATCATCGGCAACGCCTACTTCATCTTCATCCTCAAGCTTGGGGTGGTGGGTGCAGGTCTTGCCACCCTGCTCAGCAGAATCATTGGAGCGATCATCATCATGATCCTGCTTGCCAATCCGCTGAACCAGATTTCGGTACGCAACTATCATCACTTGCAGTGGAGATGGGAGATGATCAGAAGGATTCTGCGCATCGGCATTCCCAATGGCATTGAGGGAAGCGTCTTTCAGATCGGCAAGCTCCTGGTCCAGGGCTTCATCTCGGTCTTCGGTACGGCAAGTCTGGCCGCCAGTGCCATCGCCACCTCGGTGACCGGCTTCGTCAATATCCCCGGAGGTGCGATAGGACTGGCTTCCATCACGGTCGTTGGCCAAGCCATGGGCGCCAAGAAGCCCGAGCAAGCGGTTTTCTATGCCAAGAAGCTGCTGATGGCAGCATACCTTGCGATGGCGTGCATCGCCATTCTCATCTATCTCTTCTCCTCCCAGATCATTGCCATTTTCAACCTCTCGGCAGAGGCCACCTCCATCGCCGTCCTGCTGTTGCACACCGCCATGATTTTCAGTGCCATTTTCTGGCCGACGGCTTTTGCCCTTCCCAATTTTCTCAGGGCTGCCGGCGATGTGAAGTATGTCATGCTTGTCTCCATGTTCAGCATGTGGACCTTCCGCGTGGGATTCAGTTATATACTTGCAGTCAACATGGGTCTCGGGGCGATCGGGGTCTGGTACGGCATGTACATCGACTGGGTCTGCAGGAGCATCTGCTTCCTGTGGCGGTTCTCCCGAGGCAAATGGAAGCATAAGCGCGTCATTTGA
- the yqeK gene encoding bis(5'-nucleosyl)-tetraphosphatase (symmetrical) YqeK translates to MSRTIDCTALEAELRGTLSTKRFQHSLSVSQTCVDLSQQYQEHLDENLLRACGLMHDMAREWTDDQLLTFAHEHELNLESEEWEYPVLLHAPVAAELLAQRDFPTELCLAVRHHSLGSKNMGRMGLVLYLADYLEPNRSHLDAQLRAELLKAPTLEGLCLKVMEMEGEYLRKKGKKSSEVSQSLKQFLDAGGRL, encoded by the coding sequence ATGTCCAGGACCATCGACTGTACCGCACTCGAAGCTGAATTGAGGGGTACACTCAGTACCAAACGCTTTCAGCACAGCCTCTCGGTGAGTCAGACGTGTGTGGATCTTTCGCAACAGTATCAGGAGCACCTGGATGAAAATCTGCTCAGAGCCTGTGGCCTGATGCACGACATGGCGAGGGAGTGGACAGACGACCAGTTGCTCACCTTTGCCCACGAGCATGAGCTCAACCTGGAATCTGAAGAGTGGGAGTATCCTGTGTTGCTGCATGCCCCGGTTGCAGCAGAGCTGCTGGCCCAGCGGGATTTCCCCACGGAGCTTTGCCTTGCTGTGCGTCACCACAGTCTCGGCAGCAAGAACATGGGTCGGATGGGGCTGGTACTCTATCTCGCCGATTATCTCGAGCCGAACCGCAGTCATCTGGATGCACAGCTTCGAGCAGAGTTGCTCAAAGCTCCCACCTTGGAAGGTCTTTGTCTGAAGGTGATGGAAATGGAAGGTGAGTACCTCAGAAAGAAAGGAAAGAAAAGCTCGGAGGTGAGCCAATCCCTCAAGCAGTTCCTGGATGCGGGAGGACGGTTGTGA
- a CDS encoding TetR/AcrR family transcriptional regulator has translation MHTTLTKQNLILSLLKLGSEKGLDAISLSVLAKENSISKAAIFHHFASRDELIEALFAYCNTLAYQQMATISLQGKASEVLMRAMDHWHAVYEGEPMRYFYRIIESEAFTHPEARRIKATLDEMLAGQSGVLLESLNESGRLTIDDLDLARLSFSCIVQHFLRRVLLDEEEDLEWEEERFVNRFCTLYQGA, from the coding sequence ATGCATACCACCTTGACCAAACAGAATCTCATTCTCTCGCTGCTCAAATTGGGTTCCGAAAAGGGCCTTGATGCAATCTCACTCTCCGTCCTTGCCAAGGAGAACTCCATCAGCAAAGCAGCAATATTTCACCACTTTGCCAGCAGGGATGAGCTCATAGAAGCACTCTTTGCCTACTGCAACACCCTTGCCTACCAGCAGATGGCCACCATCAGCCTCCAGGGCAAGGCTTCTGAGGTCCTGATGCGGGCCATGGACCATTGGCACGCCGTCTATGAAGGGGAACCGATGCGTTACTTCTACAGGATCATCGAGTCCGAGGCCTTCACCCATCCAGAGGCAAGACGCATCAAAGCCACCCTGGATGAAATGCTTGCAGGCCAGAGCGGCGTCTTGTTGGAAAGTCTGAATGAAAGCGGGCGCCTGACCATTGATGATCTGGATCTTGCCCGACTGAGTTTCAGTTGCATCGTCCAGCACTTCCTCAGAAGAGTCCTCCTCGACGAGGAGGAGGACCTGGAATGGGAGGAAGAAAGGTTTGTCAATCGCTTCTGCACCCTGTATCAGGGAG
- the nadD gene encoding nicotinate (nicotinamide) nucleotide adenylyltransferase: MTKAVPTAMVGGSFDPVHLGHLHLVHTVATTTPYRRFIFVPVARNNFKQEARTADAEHRMRMLTLGFASYREYYPDDPELEFVFDECELKRGGISYTYDTVKHLYLHYPIKGRLAVVMGDDLVQSLDKWHAYEQLKELVSFVVIRRNSLQSSFADPGADLQYLDNPLLEDSSTRIREALMALGEGQSLSAEIASLMPEEVASYVQDHRLYRTRS, translated from the coding sequence GTGACAAAGGCAGTACCCACTGCAATGGTAGGAGGGAGTTTCGACCCGGTACACCTTGGGCACCTGCATTTGGTGCATACGGTTGCAACCACCACCCCCTATCGTCGGTTCATCTTTGTTCCTGTGGCTCGCAACAATTTCAAGCAAGAAGCAAGAACTGCCGATGCAGAGCATCGCATGCGCATGCTTACCCTTGGTTTTGCCTCGTATCGGGAATACTATCCCGATGACCCGGAGCTTGAGTTTGTCTTTGATGAGTGTGAACTCAAGCGAGGGGGAATCTCCTATACCTACGACACGGTCAAACACCTCTATTTGCACTACCCGATCAAGGGAAGGCTGGCAGTGGTCATGGGCGACGATCTTGTCCAAAGCCTGGACAAGTGGCATGCCTATGAGCAGCTGAAAGAGTTGGTCTCTTTTGTGGTGATCCGACGAAACAGCTTGCAAAGCTCTTTCGCCGACCCCGGTGCCGATTTGCAATATCTGGACAATCCCCTGCTTGAAGACAGCTCCACGCGAATCCGTGAGGCGTTGATGGCTTTGGGTGAAGGCCAGTCGCTCTCAGCCGAAATTGCTTCCCTGATGCCTGAGGAGGTTGCATCGTATGTCCAGGACCATCGACTGTACCGCACTCGAAGCTGA
- the mmsA gene encoding multiple monosaccharide ABC transporter ATP-binding protein: MDTLLLEMRHITKTFPGVRALSDVSLDVQQGEIHAIVGENGAGKSTLMNILSGVYPSGSFDGEILVHGQQCHFHTIRDSEEKGIVIIHQELALVPYLTIAENMFLGNEQGHAFRIDWDKTYSRADELLALVGLEESSKTAIKDIGVGKQQLVEIAKALAKNVKVLILDEPTASLNDTEAKKLLDLLLQFKSRGMTSILISHKLNEVSYVADRITVIRDGEVITTMDKQKERFAENKIIKAMVGRNISDRFPKRKATIGDVSLEVENWTVYHPLYEGRKVCEDINVKVHRGEVVGISGLMGAGRTEFAMSLFGKSYGRNITGTMRINGKQVNLNTVRSAIENKLAYVTEDRKGNGLILSKTIMENTTLANLKGVSNHQVIDSDLELQVSQQIVEQLHTKCSTVREDVNNLSGGNQQKVLLGKWIFAKPEILLLDEPTRGIDVGAKYEIYCIINQLAEEGKSVLVISSEMPEILGICDRIYVLSEGKIVGEMTQKEASQEAIMTCIVKNQKGAGQS, from the coding sequence TTGGATACCCTATTACTGGAAATGAGACACATTACCAAAACCTTCCCTGGCGTACGGGCTCTCAGCGATGTGAGCCTTGATGTCCAACAGGGAGAAATTCATGCCATCGTCGGCGAGAATGGTGCTGGTAAGTCAACCTTGATGAACATACTCAGTGGCGTCTACCCTTCAGGTTCCTTTGATGGGGAGATTCTTGTTCACGGTCAGCAATGCCACTTCCATACCATCAGGGATAGTGAGGAGAAAGGGATTGTCATCATCCACCAGGAACTTGCCCTGGTACCCTATCTCACCATCGCTGAGAACATGTTTCTCGGGAATGAGCAAGGACACGCCTTCCGCATTGACTGGGACAAGACCTACAGTCGGGCGGACGAGCTGCTCGCCCTGGTCGGACTTGAGGAGTCCTCAAAGACTGCCATCAAGGATATCGGAGTCGGCAAGCAACAGCTGGTTGAGATAGCCAAGGCTTTGGCAAAAAACGTGAAGGTGCTGATCCTTGACGAGCCTACCGCCAGTCTCAATGATACTGAAGCGAAGAAACTTCTGGACCTCCTGCTCCAGTTCAAGAGTCGTGGGATGACTTCCATCCTCATTTCCCACAAACTCAATGAGGTCTCCTATGTAGCCGATCGCATCACGGTCATCCGTGACGGGGAAGTGATCACTACCATGGACAAGCAGAAAGAGCGTTTCGCAGAGAACAAGATCATCAAGGCGATGGTCGGCCGCAATATCAGCGACCGTTTCCCCAAGCGCAAGGCTACCATCGGGGATGTGAGCCTTGAGGTCGAGAACTGGACAGTTTACCATCCTCTCTATGAAGGACGGAAAGTCTGTGAAGACATCAATGTGAAAGTACATCGTGGTGAAGTGGTGGGTATCAGCGGCCTGATGGGCGCTGGTCGCACAGAGTTTGCCATGAGTTTGTTCGGCAAGAGCTACGGTCGCAATATCACCGGAACGATGCGCATCAACGGCAAGCAGGTGAATCTGAATACCGTTCGCTCTGCCATCGAAAACAAGCTTGCCTATGTTACGGAAGACCGCAAAGGCAACGGCCTGATCCTCTCCAAGACAATCATGGAGAATACCACCTTGGCCAATCTGAAAGGGGTGAGCAATCATCAGGTCATTGATTCGGACCTGGAACTGCAGGTTTCCCAGCAGATAGTTGAGCAGCTCCATACCAAGTGCTCCACCGTCAGGGAGGATGTAAACAACCTGTCGGGAGGAAACCAGCAAAAGGTGTTGCTCGGCAAGTGGATATTTGCCAAGCCGGAGATCCTTCTGCTCGATGAACCGACCAGAGGAATCGATGTCGGTGCCAAGTACGAAATCTACTGCATCATCAACCAACTCGCCGAGGAAGGAAAATCGGTACTGGTCATCTCTTCCGAGATGCCGGAAATCCTGGGCATCTGTGACCGGATCTATGTCCTGAGCGAAGGCAAGATTGTCGGAGAGATGACACAGAAAGAGGCGAGTCAAGAAGCTATCATGACATGTATAGTAAAGAATCAGAAAGGAGCGGGACAATCATGA